The genomic window TGGTTAATAAAAGAATACGAAATAAAAGCGAATTATTGAAAGCAATTGCACATCCTGTACGTCTTTGCATTATTCGCAGGTTGATTGAAAAGCCTCGCAATGTAAGTGAGATGCATAGCTGTTTAAAAAAGCCTCAGTCGACCATATCACAACATTTAGGTAAGTTAAGGGAAGCGCGGATAATTGAGGGAAAGAGAAATGGGACACATGTATGTTATAAGGTAATTAATGAAGAAGTAAAAAAAATAGTTGCTATATTATTTTCCTAAGTTATCATAAATTATTAATTATTGATTTTATTTTTTTCTCTGCCTGAGCATAATAAAAATACCCAGGAGTATTAATACTAAAGGTCCAAGAATACGGTATAATCTCTGCATTACAGGAATATTTGCTGTTTCTGTGATCAGTACAAAAAGTCCGAAAAGTATGATAATCAGACTAGTATATAATGGCCACTTTTGACCGGAAGAATTATCATCTGAGAAATGGCGGGTATGAATAGCATAAACCGGCAAAAAGGCTATTCCGATAAAAGAGAAGAACAATGGGCCTTCAAATGGTCCGAGATAAAAACTCTCATTAATTGCAGCAAACAATCCTACCATAAAGATAATACATCCGGCGATGAGAAAACCTATGGTCCCTCTTTTCTGAATTCCACCACGATAGAGATAGACGGCAAAGAAAATAATACCGATGAAAGGCAAGATCCACTGGTTATTGATCAGGTTAAAATTAGAGAGTGTCCAAAGTATTCCAATTACTATTAAAATTATTCCCATAAAGGTGTTCCTGGTAATCATTTTAGAATAACCCCCTGCAAATAGAGTGTAGTCTTTAT from Atribacterota bacterium includes these protein-coding regions:
- a CDS encoding metalloregulator ArsR/SmtB family transcription factor; its protein translation is MCVSAVLIKSNIEMVTGMVNKRIRNKSELLKAIAHPVRLCIIRRLIEKPRNVSEMHSCLKKPQSTISQHLGKLREARIIEGKRNGTHVCYKVINEEVKKIVAILFS